AAGAACTGCATATGCTTCGCTTAATTCTTTAAATTTTTCTTGATCCCCTCCTTTATCTGGATGGTGCTTCATAGCTAATTTTCTATATGCTTTTTTAATCTCTTCAGCGCTAGCATCTTTTGATACACCTAAAACATTATAATAATCTTTTGACATTATTTAACCTCAGTCGTATCTAATTCTTCTCTAATTTTTTTATAATTAATCTTATTTGTTTTATCAATAAATTCTAAAAATGCAAGAAATATTCCCATAAACTTTTTATGTTTATATAAACAAATCCTTAAAAAGAAAGTTAAAAAATTTAAAAATATAAATAATAGAAATGATGAAAGTATTAAAAAAGAAAATTCCTCTTGAAAAGGAATATTAAATAATATAATTAATAATAAACAACTAAATACTTCTACTGAAAGAAAAAACCAAAAATTGCTTAAAACATAAAAAATACCATTAGGTAAATTATTTAATTTTTCAAATTTTATATCTTTGTCATTATCTAAATACTTTCTTATAAATGAGGCTTGTTGAATATATATAATTATAGCTAAATTAAAGGTTAATATAGAAACAGAAAAAGTAAACATAGTAATAGTTTCATTAATAAAAGTATTTATTTTAAAAAAATTTAGAATAAAATAAATTAATAAAAATAAAAATAGTGGAAATACAAACAAACTAAATATCCATTTTATTCTATCAAATGATCTGACTTTTTTTTCTACCATTTAAATACCTCATATTGATTTTCTCATTAAATACTTTGCTGTTTCAAATCCCAATGTTTCATAGAATTTTACGGCGCATTCATTATCTGCGCTTACATCTAAAGTTATTTCATCAAAACCCTGTTCTTTAGCTTTTTCCTCAATATTTTTCATAAGTGCTTTACCATATCCTTTTCCCTGCTCTCTTTTATCTATTATTACACTGGATATATAAAGCCTTCTTCTTGGACCCATATATTTTGGTTCTGTTTTAATAAAACCAATTACACAGCTTTTATTTTCATCCTGTTTTTTATCTTTTTCTTGTTTTTCTTCTATTGGTTTTT
This genomic stretch from Candidatus Micrarchaeia archaeon harbors:
- a CDS encoding DnaJ domain-containing protein; its protein translation is MSKDYYNVLGVSKDASAEEIKKAYRKLAMKHHPDKGGDQEKFKELSEAYAVL
- a CDS encoding GNAT family N-acetyltransferase, with product MIRRAESKDWDIVCDLFLNEASNPCFIVFDKDDFIVQLKKDLENPKKYYYVLEKPIEEKQEKDKKQDENKSCVIGFIKTEPKYMGPRRRLYISSVIIDKREQGKGYGKALMKNIEEKAKEQGFDEITLDVSADNECAVKFYETLGFETAKYLMRKSI